Part of the candidate division WOR-3 bacterium genome, TATGATCAGCGGTAGAGACCATATACCGATGATACGTCCAACAAGCATGGAAATTCCGAAATAGGCGCCGATATAGAGGAAGAGGAGGAAAAGCCCGCCAATTATCAAGATCTTAATGTTCGTCTCGATCTGCAAGAAGACTATCCAGAAGAGGGTGAACATTGAAAAAAGGAAACCGAATACTACACCAGTCCTGAAGGCCTGAGCAGGGCGTGCTCTCTCGATCGCATAAAGCAAGGGAACCAGGCCGAACCAAGCGAGGAAGTGCAGCTGGATGGGGTGAAACGAAAGTGAAAGAAGCAGAGCGCTGACCGCGGTTAGAACTGTATTACGGATGTTATTCGTCATTACCATTAGTACTGATTTGTCTATATTTTGACCAGCTGTTCCTTCTGAGCCGACGCGTAAAATGCTTCGGTTATTTCCGCTATCATCAAACCATCGTTGTTGCATATCGGCGGTTGTTTTTTACCCGTCAGGCATTCAAGGAACATGTGGTTCTGCAATTGATATGATGTTTTGTAAATGTTCTTATGGGCAATTGTTGGTGTTACGTTATAGAGCTCCCCGTGCAACTCCTTCTGTATCTTTAGAGGATTGAGCAGAGCAGCGCCTTTGTTCCCAAATACATTGCAGTATAGGAAATCCTTTTCGAAGAGAAGGGACCAACCAACTTCTATCGTCAGTAATGTACCATCGCTGAAATTGATGATGCACATGGCCGTGTCTTCAACATCGGCCTCTACTTCTTTTTTGTGCAGGGATGCAAAGACACTCTTTACGACTTTATTTGCCAGCAGATACAACGCGATATCGAGAAGATGTACGCCAAGGTTCAGGAAAGCTCCGCCGCTTCGAGAGAGGCTCTCCAGACGTCCTGGACTCAAAATCCATTCACGGGTACCAATTAACCAGCCGCTTTTTGCATAGTATATAGTGCCCAATTCATTTTCCTGGATGAAGTTCTTGAGTATCTGCACATCGGGACGTACCCGGTTATTCATTGCCAGCACGAATTTGTTCTTTGCTTTCTTAGCGACCCTGGTTATTTCGCGCGCCTCGCGCAGGTTGACCGCCATGGGTGTTTCGCATAGCACGTGCTTACCATACTTGAGTGCGGTAACCGACATAGGAACGTGCAGGTAGTTTGGAGCCGCTATTACCAGGGCGTCGATTTCGCCGTCCTCGACAATTTCTTGAAAATCCTGGTATCTCCTGGGGACACTGTACTTTGACCCCAGGTAGTCGATCTTTCGTAAATCAGTATCACAGATCGCCGTCAGGCGGCATCGGTGGTTCCTGCTAAAAAAAGGCAGATGCGCGATCTGGGCGTGGGTCCCGCATCCTACGACACCGATGCTGATTTGTTTTCCCATGCAGTGATTGTCCGCTAAGCACCAAAGTACAGGGTGAATTCATGGGGGTGAGGTCTGATATGTACCTCTTCTAATTGTTTTGTCTTTACCTCGATCCAGCTCTCGAGCAGGTCCATGCTGAATATCCCGCCTTGCAGCAAGAATTCATGGTCTTTTTTCAAAGCCTCGATCGCTTCATACATATTTGACGGTAGTTTCTCCTTTTTTTCCGGTTTGGTTTTATTCTTTATCCCGTCGATCCCTGCGAGCACTACCGCTGGTATCGCAAAGTAAGGGTTCGCCATGGCATCGGGGATCCGATACTCGATATCGAGCATTCTGATGTTCTTCAGGTAGCCAGGGATGCGGATCGCCGTTGTTCGGCTGGCGAAGGCAAAGTCCGTATATGTTGGTGCCTCAAACCCGGGGATAAGGCGTTTGTATGAATTCGTGCTGGGGTTGGTAATTGCGCAGAGCGCGCGAGAATGGTGCAGGATGCCTCCGATGTAATTCAGTGCCACCTCGCTCAGGTTATGGTCTTTGTCCGCGGCATAGAACAATGATCGATTCTTGCTTCCGAGATACTGGTGAAAATGCATTCCATTACCTGGTTCATCGAAGAATGGTTTTGGCATGAATGTGACCCACTTGCCGTACTTCTGCGAAACGCATCTTATCAGGTACTTGGCCATGAATACGTCATCGGCTGCCTTGACCAGCGGTTCAAAAACCAATTCGATCTCCACCTGTCCTTTTTCACCGACCTCATGATGGTGATACTTTGATTTAATACCGCAGAGTGATAGGGTGTCGACTATTGAGTTTCGTATGTTGAAGTACAGATCCTGCGGCGGGCCAACATGATAGCCACCCTTTTTCCTTATCGGATAGTAGACACGGAGGTTTTCATCGTCAATTTCCGGTCCGATTTCAAAGAAGCTGTAGCCCGAGCCTTCGCCGTAGCGGCACTGTCCGAGCATGTAGAACTCCAATTCAGTCAGGAAATGGACATCCGTGTTGAGTTCTTTACGGACGTACGCGGCGGTCTTCTTGGCAAGGTTTCTGGGGTCGCGTCGGTAAGGGACGAGTGTATCGGGTAAATGTATGCTGCACAGGAACGAAGCAGTTTTTTGCTCGAAGAATGGGTCGAAGAATAGGGTAGACAGATCCGGAAAGAGCAGCATGTCTCCCTTCTCTACAAGTTTGTATCCGGGGAGACTTGAGCCATCCACACCCACGCCACTGTCGATTATCCAGTCAAATCTCTCGAAAGGCACGGTTATGTGATGCAGATTCCCGATCAGTGAAGGGTATTTTAAATCTATAAACCGTATCCCCATGGTTTCCAGTTTCTTTTTCAATTTTGCATTATTGTGTTTCTTCATTGTCACTATTATAGATAGAATATTTTTTTTGTCAACGCAATAATTTTCTTGACTTCACTGGCTATTTAGTTATAGTTAATTATTCAAGGAGGAACAACATGGCGATGGCGCAGACCAAATATATTTGGATGGACGGAAATTTCGTCGCATGGGAAGATGCAAAAATCCATATCATGTCCCATGTCATACACTACGGTACCGGGGTCTTTGAAGGCTTGAGATGTTATGATACGCCTAAAGGACCGATGGTCTTCCGACTGAAGGATCATACCGATCGTCTTTTCAATTCCGCCAAGATATACCGCATGGAAATTCCTTACGAGCGCGAAAAAATCAACAAGGTCACAGTAGAGTTGATAAAGATGAACGGATTGAAGGCAGCGTATATCAGACCGATCGCTTACCGCGGTTACGGTGAGTTGGGTGTCAATCCTTTTCCGTGTCCCGTGAATGTCACCATTGCCACGCTTCAATGGGGCAAGTATCTGGGCGATGAGGCACTTGAAAATGGCGTCGACGTCATGATATCATCATGGAATAGAATGGCTCCGAATACTTTTCCGGCTATGGCAAAATGCTGCGCAAATTATATGAATTCGCAACTTATAAAAATGGAAGCCATCATGTATGGCTTCACCGAAGGTATTGCCCTTGATAACACCGGTTATCTCAGTGAAGGTTCTGGTGAGAATTTGTTCGTGATCAAAAACGACACAGTCTATACTCCACCGCTTCATGCCAGTATCTTACCAGGGATAACCCGCAACTGTGTAATGACCATTGCCCGAGATATGGGGTTCGAGGTTATCCAGGAGAAACTCGCGCGCGAATTTCTGTATATCGCCGATGAGGTCTTCTTCACTGGTTCGGCCGCCGAAATAACGCCAATCCGTTCGGTCGACAAGATAACCGTTGGCGCCGGCAAAGCCGGTCCAATTACCAAAAAATTGCAGAAGAGATTTTTCGATATCATCGAAGGCCGTGAGCCTGACAAGCACAACTGGCTGACAAAGGTCGGTTGAGTGGCGAGAAGGTTTAGTTGATTGCTCCTGTCCATGCAGTGCGTCCTGGGTATTCCGGTGGTTTCATGGTTACTGCAGTGTTTTCGGTGTTAAGGTTTTTCAGTGTTTCAGTGTCATGAAGATCGCAATCGGTGCGGATCATCGTGGGTTTGTGACGAAAACAAAGGTCATTGATTATCTTCGCAAGAAAGGATACGATGTGCTAGATTACGGTGTCGATTCTGCCGAGCCAATCGATTATCCGGATATTGCCATAAGGGTCGGTGAAGCTGTCGCTTCCCGAAAAGTTGCCTACGGCATCCTCTTCTGTTACAGCGGTCAAGGTATGGTCATGGCCGCCAACAAGGTGAAGGGAGTAAGGGCGGCGTTATGCATCGACCCTACCTACGCACGTTTTGCACGTGCCCACAACAATGCTAATGTTCTGGTAATGCCGGCAGGTTTCATAAAATACGGGGCCAGGATGAGGAATATTGTTAATACCTTTATCCTCACTGAATTCGAGGGCGGCAGGCATCTCCGCCGCATAAAGAAAATAGGGCAATATGAAGATTCTACCCATTGCATTTGATTCACTGGGTGTGAGGAGCATGGCAACCTACGTTGAGACTTCGGACGTTCGGGTCTTTATTGATCCTGGGGTATCGGTTTCACCTGACCGTTATTCATTGCCTCCACACCGTATCGAGCTCGACCGCCACAGAGAAATGTGGGAGGCAATTACACGATGGGTAGGCATGTCAGATATCGTGATCATCACCCACTATCATTTCGACCATCATAATCCGGATCACCCGGAAATTTTCCACGGAAAAGATGTTTTTCTCAAACACCCGCGTGAATTCTTGAATCAAAGTCAGAAGGAACGCGCGGCGACATTCCTGAGCCGTATCGAGCCGTATGCGAAGTCGGTCAATATTGCCGACGGCAAGTCTTTTAACTTTGGCAACACACGCATCGCTTTTTCCGAGCCGGTGCTCCATGGTCTCAGCCAGAAGCTCGGATATGTTGTGCAGGTCATGGTGGAAGACAACGAGCGGTTTGTGTTCACATCCGATGTTCAGGGTCCGTTGAACAACGGTGCCCTGGATTTCATCCTCGATGCAAAACCGAACAGTATTGTGATTGATGGCCCAGCTACCTATCTATTGGGGTCTCATTACAAGAAATCAGACATCGATAAGGCCTTGGAGAATCTAATGAAGATCGTT contains:
- a CDS encoding Gfo/Idh/MocA family oxidoreductase: MGKQISIGVVGCGTHAQIAHLPFFSRNHRCRLTAICDTDLRKIDYLGSKYSVPRRYQDFQEIVEDGEIDALVIAAPNYLHVPMSVTALKYGKHVLCETPMAVNLREAREITRVAKKAKNKFVLAMNNRVRPDVQILKNFIQENELGTIYYAKSGWLIGTREWILSPGRLESLSRSGGAFLNLGVHLLDIALYLLANKVVKSVFASLHKKEVEADVEDTAMCIINFSDGTLLTIEVGWSLLFEKDFLYCNVFGNKGAALLNPLKIQKELHGELYNVTPTIAHKNIYKTSYQLQNHMFLECLTGKKQPPICNNDGLMIAEITEAFYASAQKEQLVKI
- the rpiB gene encoding ribose 5-phosphate isomerase B, with protein sequence MKIAIGADHRGFVTKTKVIDYLRKKGYDVLDYGVDSAEPIDYPDIAIRVGEAVASRKVAYGILFCYSGQGMVMAANKVKGVRAALCIDPTYARFARAHNNANVLVMPAGFIKYGARMRNIVNTFILTEFEGGRHLRRIKKIGQYEDSTHCI
- a CDS encoding branched-chain amino acid transaminase, translating into MAMAQTKYIWMDGNFVAWEDAKIHIMSHVIHYGTGVFEGLRCYDTPKGPMVFRLKDHTDRLFNSAKIYRMEIPYEREKINKVTVELIKMNGLKAAYIRPIAYRGYGELGVNPFPCPVNVTIATLQWGKYLGDEALENGVDVMISSWNRMAPNTFPAMAKCCANYMNSQLIKMEAIMYGFTEGIALDNTGYLSEGSGENLFVIKNDTVYTPPLHASILPGITRNCVMTIARDMGFEVIQEKLAREFLYIADEVFFTGSAAEITPIRSVDKITVGAGKAGPITKKLQKRFFDIIEGREPDKHNWLTKVG
- a CDS encoding glutamine synthetase beta-grasp domain-containing protein translates to MKKHNNAKLKKKLETMGIRFIDLKYPSLIGNLHHITVPFERFDWIIDSGVGVDGSSLPGYKLVEKGDMLLFPDLSTLFFDPFFEQKTASFLCSIHLPDTLVPYRRDPRNLAKKTAAYVRKELNTDVHFLTELEFYMLGQCRYGEGSGYSFFEIGPEIDDENLRVYYPIRKKGGYHVGPPQDLYFNIRNSIVDTLSLCGIKSKYHHHEVGEKGQVEIELVFEPLVKAADDVFMAKYLIRCVSQKYGKWVTFMPKPFFDEPGNGMHFHQYLGSKNRSLFYAADKDHNLSEVALNYIGGILHHSRALCAITNPSTNSYKRLIPGFEAPTYTDFAFASRTTAIRIPGYLKNIRMLDIEYRIPDAMANPYFAIPAVVLAGIDGIKNKTKPEKKEKLPSNMYEAIEALKKDHEFLLQGGIFSMDLLESWIEVKTKQLEEVHIRPHPHEFTLYFGA